One Staphylococcus ratti DNA segment encodes these proteins:
- a CDS encoding MerR family transcriptional regulator yields MDNDKIRRNMPVFPMSVVSKLTDLTARQIRYYETHELIFPSRTEGNKRLFSLNDLETLLTIKHLLEKGFNMKGIKQIMLEEHNDSNNEEAYLRKQMLVDTTQKPQRESIPLNRGDLSRFFK; encoded by the coding sequence ATGGACAACGATAAAATTCGACGCAACATGCCTGTATTTCCGATGAGTGTTGTCAGTAAGTTAACGGATTTAACTGCAAGACAAATTCGTTATTATGAAACACATGAACTCATATTTCCTTCAAGAACTGAAGGCAATAAGCGACTTTTTTCTTTAAATGATTTGGAGACGCTACTCACAATTAAACACCTACTAGAAAAGGGATTTAATATGAAAGGCATTAAGCAAATCATGCTTGAAGAACACAATGATTCAAACAACGAAGAAGCGTATTTAAGAAAACAAATGCTTGTGGATACAACACAAAAACCACAACGAGAATCTATACCACTTAACCGTGGAGACTTATCTCGCTTTTTCAAATAA